The bacterium nucleotide sequence CGGGGAATACTCCCATTGAGCAAACTGGCCCGGATGAATACCGGATTGGCAAGCTGATGTTAAATAAGAAAACCCGGGAAATTGCTATCACCGGGCAGGTCAATATGCAAAGCGGCCTGGTTGAATATCTGGCCTGCTGCTCGGCGGAAGCTGGAAAACTCCACGAGAGTGTTCTGAAACTCGATACAAAACCTTCCGATGTTCAGGTAGCTCTTCTTCTGCTCGGTGCTAAAGCGGAGAACAACTTGAAGTTTCAGGGTGATCCGAATCCTCCCAAGGGAGACCCCCTGGAGATTTGGGTAGAGTGGGAATTGCAGGATAAAACGAAAAAAAAGGTTCGCGGGGAGGAACTGGTGTACAATCAGGCGGAAAAAAAGCCAATGGGAAAAACCACCTGGGCTTTTACCGGATCATTTATCCGGGAGGGCAGGTTCGTTGCAGACATGGAGGGATCGATCATCGCTACCTTCCGGGACCCGGCGGCTCTTATCAATAATTCTTTACCGGTTGGAGCGGACGATACTCAGATTTTCAGCAATGAGAATCTTCTCCCCCCGGTGGGAACAAAGGTGACCTTGTTCATCAAACCTGTCCCGAATCACTCGCCGGAAAAGCATAGCCTGTAAGGAGAGGAACTTGAAAAAATAATCCACAAGAGGAGGATATAATCATGGTAAATTATCTCAGGAAACACAATGCTTGGCTTTGCCTTCAATCTTTCGTAATGGCCGCTTTTCTTATCTGCATTGCTCATCCTCTGCCTGGCTGGGGAGCACCGGACAAATTGAACAAGGGGGAAAAGCCGCAGGAGGCTGTTGTCTCTCAAAATCTGATCAAGGCTGACCAGCCGACTAATCTTTCCTTGAGGAAAGAAGCCCAGCACTCAATCGACATGGGACTTGCCTGGTTAAAGAACAAGCAGAATCCTGATGGTTCATGGTCCAATCCGGATTACCCGGCCATAACAGCTCTGGTAGCTCTCTCTTTCGTGCGCGATCCTTCCGCTTCCCTGAGCTACCAGCAATATCCGGCCTTTCTCCAGAATGCCTTTAAATTTATCCTGAGCAAGGTACAGCCGGACGGGGGAATCTACACCCCATCAAAAGGGCTTGCCAATTACAATACTGCAATTTGCATTTCGGCTCTTACAGCTACGGGAAATCCGGCTTTTGTTCCAGTCATTCAGAAGGCCAGGAATTACCTGATTTCCCTCCAGATGGACGAGGGGGAAAAGGGAGTTGCCGACCAGACCTATGATGGAGGAATCGGCTACGGAGGGAAGGAAAAACACTCTGATTTATCCAATATGCACCTTGCCCTTGAAGCCCTGTATGTGAGCAGACAGCTTGAGATCGATAAGGCGAAAACCCTTGGCTCTGCAAAGGTTGAATCGAAGGAACTGGACTATCAGGCAGCCCTGCGGTTTATCGAACGATGCCAGAACAATCCCAAAACCAATGATCAATCCTGGGCAAGCGGTGATCCGGATAACCTCGGAGGGTTTATTTATTTTCCCGGAAGCAGCAAGGCTGATGAGCAAAAACTTCCCGATGGGAAAACCGCTCTGCGGTCATATGGCAGCATGACCTATGCAGGTCTTTTGAGTTTCATCTATGTCAACCTTGAAAAGGATGACCCACGGGTGCAGGCAGCCTATGACTGGATCAGAAAGCACTATACTGTGGATGAGAATCCGGGCATGGGCCAGCAGGGATTGTTTTATAACTACCATACCATGGCCAAGGCACTGG carries:
- a CDS encoding YdjY domain-containing protein → MKPNYAPLRHKIVYFALTGLSLSILLLLPPQGYGESQDTKGPNSPDSFSKPSSVPSSGEPAPAPSLPPSGNTPIEQTGPDEYRIGKLMLNKKTREIAITGQVNMQSGLVEYLACCSAEAGKLHESVLKLDTKPSDVQVALLLLGAKAENNLKFQGDPNPPKGDPLEIWVEWELQDKTKKKVRGEELVYNQAEKKPMGKTTWAFTGSFIREGRFVADMEGSIIATFRDPAALINNSLPVGADDTQIFSNENLLPPVGTKVTLFIKPVPNHSPEKHSL
- a CDS encoding prenyltransferase/squalene oxidase repeat-containing protein produces the protein MAAFLICIAHPLPGWGAPDKLNKGEKPQEAVVSQNLIKADQPTNLSLRKEAQHSIDMGLAWLKNKQNPDGSWSNPDYPAITALVALSFVRDPSASLSYQQYPAFLQNAFKFILSKVQPDGGIYTPSKGLANYNTAICISALTATGNPAFVPVIQKARNYLISLQMDEGEKGVADQTYDGGIGYGGKEKHSDLSNMHLALEALYVSRQLEIDKAKTLGSAKVESKELDYQAALRFIERCQNNPKTNDQSWASGDPDNLGGFIYFPGSSKADEQKLPDGKTALRSYGSMTYAGLLSFIYVNLEKDDPRVQAAYDWIRKHYTVDENPGMGQQGLFYNYHTMAKALAVYGAQEIQVEGRKEKVNWRKELIGKIIGLQKGEGYWVNAEGRWWENDPVLATSYALLSMEIAQAGL